GCGGGGCGGCCCGGATCTCGATGCGGGCCCTGCAATCGGCGCGCAAGTGGGTCCAAGCCCTGCGCGCCGCCCGTCAACCGGTCCAAGCCTTGGAGAAATCGGCCGAGGTCGTTTCGGGAGCTCTCCAAGCTCAAAAAACGTTACGGCCGGGCCGGGCGCTCTTCGAGGCCTTTCGCCACAGCGAAGCCCTGCGGGCCGCCGGCCTCGGTGCCTATATCTCCAGCGCCGAGAACATGGCGTCCAACCTCTCGGGCCAGCTCCAGGTCCAGCCCGACACCGTCTTGAGCTGGCTCAAGGACGCCTTCGCCACCGGCCTTTCGATGGCGGTGGTCGCTCCCTTGCCGCCCCATGCCGCGGCAACCCGCAAAAACGCCTTGCAAGGGCTGTGGGCCCGGTATTTCGCCAATCCGGCGGCCGGGGCGCTGCGCTTCACCGCCGATACCGGCAAGGAGGTCCTCGAAGAAGTCTTGGATGCTTACGTCCGGCAGGTTTTGGATGGCCGCTATCAAGCGCTGAGCTTGGAAGAGTTCACCGACATCGTTTCGGTCTGCGCCTTTGGCGGCGCCAAGATGGGTCTCATCAAGCAGGTCATCGGCCGCGGCACCCGTGGAATCGCCTCGATCGCTCAAACGCGAGTGACGGCCGAGGAGAAGCAAAACCAAGCCCGCCTGCTCCGTGGGTTCCGGGAAAGAGGGGAGCGAGTGGTGTTGGATCCCTCGCGCCGCGAATTTTTCCTGGTCGATGCCGAGGGCGCTTTGATTCGGAAGGTCAAACGGCCGGCCGCCCGAACCTTCCTCGAATTCGAGCGGAGCCGCTTGGGAGAAAAAGCCGAGGGCTTGCCCCTAGTCCTTTTCGAAACGGTCAAGCGAGGAAGCAAGGGATTGCTCGTCGCCCATTCACCGGAATCGTCTCCTACCACCGGCTCGAAGGGCGAAAATCAAACGGTGCGGGAGACCGCGGCGAGTCGGGAAGTTTCATCCGAGTCGGAGGTGGAACAAAGCGAAGTCCGGCCGGCTGTCGCCGAAGCCGACTCGAAGTCCCAAACCACCGAGCGGGTGGAAGCTGAAGCAGAAACCGGCTCCCCGGAAGAAGCGAAAGATCTCCCGCGACTCGAAGGCCCCTGGTCCACCGCGGAAGTAGCCAACGACAATGCTCAAATCCCCCAAGCTTGGAAGGCAGCGGTCAACGGCGAAGCTTTTCCGCTCCGACCCGGCGTTAGTCCGGGTCTTGCCAGCAGCGTGGCGATGGCTTCGGGCGTCGCCGGCGTGGTCGGCGTGGCCAATGCGCAAACTCAAGCTCGAAGCCACCGGGTGAAGGCTGGCGAAGCCTTGAAAGTTCCGCCAACCCAGGTGGCCCAGACGATGGAAGCCGAGGCTCGCGGATCTACAGCCGCCGTCGCACCGCGAGGCCGGAAAGGCGTCTCCCGAATTTCCGCGGCCAAGCGCTCCCCAGCGGCGGCGAAATCGAGGGGCTCTCAAGGCGGCGCCACTTTGTCCTTGGCGCCTTCGCCGGCCGCGGCTCAAGCCGCCGGCCCGGCCTCGGGAATGGTTTTGGGCTTCATGGCGGTGCCCGCAGTCGAAGACTCCAAGCGGCGCGCGCCGATGGAAGCACTGAGCGAGGAGAGGCCACGGAGCAACGAGGAATCGAAAAAGAAAAATAAGCGGAAAGGCTCCGACCAGGACCAAGGTCGAGGCGGCGGAAAAAAACGAGATACTTCGGAAACTGGAGTGACACGGCTCACCAAGTCGACTCAGCCGGTCGCAGTGGCCGCCATGGCGGCGGGAGCGGCGCTGATGCTTCAGCCGGCGCTAGCCGAGGCTTCGACCGGTAGCTCGCGGCAATCCGCTCTGCCGGATTTCCTGCAGGTCGCGAGGGAGCTCTTGCCGGATTGGGCCCAATCCTTCTTCGGATCCGGTCCGGGCATGGTGGTTTTGGCCGTCCTGACCCTTGGGACTTTCTTCGTTCTGCGCCGCCTGGTCGGTTCATTCCGGAGCGAATCTTCCCGCCTCGTCGAGGAAGGAGAGCCGGCGGCGCAGCCACCCAATACAGCTCAAGAACAAGTGGCCCAAGCGCTAACCGAAGCCTTGAGCCAAACCGCGGAGGCCGAAGTCGATTCGCGCAGCGATATCGAGCGCCTGGCCAGCGTCATCGTCGAAGTCCACGACAAGGTCTCGCCTTACTTTGCTGAGCAAGGCTCGGCCATCACCTTGCGCGACATGCTGCGCTCGGTAGACATGCTAAGCGCCCTGAGCCTCCAGAAAAATCTCATGTCGGTCTTCGAGATCCTCCACCTGGTGCTGGGCATGCAGTTCACCGAGATCGCCCAAAGGGAAGAAGTTTTTCGGATGATCGAGGAAGTGCGCTTGAGCCAAGGGGCGATGGTGGAGGGGATCGAGCAGAGCTTCAGGCATGAAGCGGGTGCCGAATCGGTTCCAAGCCATCCGGTCCTTCGCGCCAAAATCCAGGCTCTGCTCCGGCAAGAGGGGATCCACGGCGTAGTCGCCATTTATTCAGCCTTAGCGGCGCAAGAAGATTTGAACTTGAAGGCCTGGGCGGGTCGGTCGCTACGAGATGCCGGCCCCGAAGCGTTCGAGGAATTCTTGACTCAGCTGGATCGAGAGGAATTCGACTCGGTTTCGGAATGGTCGGACAACGAGGTGGCGGTGTGGATCGACGCCCACCAAATCAAATCCGGCGTTCCCTGGCTGCTTGAGGCGCTGGCGCGGGGTCCCGGCATTTTAAGATCCCATGCGGCCTCCGCACTTGGAAATTTGGGAGTAAAATCCCCCGAAGTGGAGGCGGCTCTCGTCGCGGCGCTCCAGGACAGCTATTCGCCGGTCCGACCCCATGCCGCCGGGGCTCTGCAAAAGCTGGGATACTCCCATCCGGGAATCGGCGAGCTGGAGGCCCGGGAACGAGAGCGCTTCGAACATGCCGACGTCATCCAAGCCAGCCTCGCGATCCAAAACCTGGGCGCCCTCCAGGAGATTTCCGAAGACTCTCAACGTGTCGTCCTGCGGGCTCTCCACATCGAAAACGCGAGAGTGGTGGATTCAGCACTGGATATCATCCGCGGAAAATCCTTAAAGGGGCAGGCCGTGGAATCGGCCTTGGTTGCGTTATTTCTCTCGAAGCAGCAAAGCGATGTGGGCCTTCGCTGCCTGGAGTGTTTGCTGGATTTAGGATGCCGGAATGAGGAGCTGGAGGCGAACCTGAGCGCCTGGTTAAGCTCGGATGATCCGGAGCTTCGAATTGTGGCGGCTGCCGCCTTGACGCGAATGGGGAGGGCCCCCGAGAGCGCCGAAAGCATTTTGCGCGACGGCCTGAAAATCCAGGACCCTAAATTCGCGATTTGGGCCGCCGTTGGGCTCGACCGTCTCGGAGTCCAGGATCCCGAGATCGGGAGCGTCCTTCGGCGAGGCATCGTCGAAAATCCCGATGCAATGATCGAGGGCGCCTTTCAACTTGGCGTCAATCGCTCTTTCCTTGCCGAAATCTTCGCTTTCGGGATCTCTCATCCCAATATCTCCGCGCAATTGGCAACCATGAAGCGCCTATTGAATCGGGCAGAGCCTTTAGTGGAGCTGAGTTTCCTGCTTCAGCGGCTCCAGCATCAAGACACTCGGGTTCAGCGATTGGCTCGCCAAATACTCGACCGGCAATATCCCGGTTGGGATTCCGCCATTCCTCCATTCGGAGCCGTCCAGCAGGTGCTGTCTGAAGTGCTGTTTCGCTCGGTGTCCGATTCCGAGCATGAGCAGAAAGAAGGCTTGCAAAAGCTTCTCGATCAATTGTCGAAGTGGCGGAACCCATCGTCGCCGGATCTCGAGAAGGAGGCGATCCAAGGCCGAATCCGGGGTTTACTGGCCCAAGAAAACTTTTCCAGTATCCGCGACATTTATGAGGGCTTGGCCAAGGTCGACGGCATGGCGCTCGACGTGTGGCTTGCCGAGCACTTCGCCCAGGCTGACGCGAAGACGGTCGAGACGGTGCTGGGGCAAGTCGGCTGGTCCCCGCTGGAAGAGTTGGAATGGATCGCCAATTACCGGGTGGAAGGCGGAGCCCAGCGGGCGGTCGCCATTTATAACGATCCGGACCTGTCGCTCCGGGTTCGTGCCGTCAATGCCTTGGGGCTGCTCCGCGCTCCCCATCCCTCGGCGGAAGCCTTGCTCTTCGGGGCACTGCGCGATTCCGATTTTTACCTGAGTCTCAATGCCGCGGCCGCCTTGGTCAAGCGTGGAAGCCATAACGACGAGGTCGAAGAAGTTCTATTCAACTTGCTGCTGGGAAAATGGGCCAATGTAAATGCCGGCGAGTTCATTCAGGAACATCTTGCCGCTCTCTGCCGAGTCCGCCCCCAAACCCAGAAACGCCTTCTCGAATTGCTGAATCAAGAAGGCCGCCAGTACACGGCCATCCTGATTCTCTCCGAGGCCGAAGTCAAAGATGAGGCGGTGGAAAAGGCCCTGATCAGCATGATCCAGGGTGAGGCCGACATACTTGCCGAGCTGGCGATCGAAGCTTTGGGGCGGCTCGGGAGCGCGAACGAAACTACCGAAAGCGTTTTACGCCAACAGTCTCTTGACTTCGACCGTCAAAGCATGTCTCTGCGCGCTTTAGCGGCCCTTGGCTTCCAAGACCAAGAGATCGAACAAAACCTGCTCCGAACCTTGCAGGGAAAGGAAAGGGAGAGCTTTTATCGGCGAAAAGTGGCCGAAGCTATCGAGCTGGCCGGCAAGGCCCCCCTGATCCTGCTCGAAGCACTCGAAAATAGTATTCCCTTCTCCGGCACTCGCGATCGAGCCAAGATGCTCCGCGCCTTACAGAAGCTGGGACGGGGGAAGGTTGACCGTGTTTTGCTCGACCTTCTCGGCAACGACGATGAGCAAAGTCGCCGGCCGGCCCACGAGCTGGTCGTGGAATTTGGCCTACGGAACCCCGAAATCTTCGAGACCCTCCGCGGGCTTTTGGAAAACCCCGACAAAGACGTGCGCAAAGACGCTTTCGCGACCTTGCAAAAAATCTTTCCCGGTTGGGATTCCGAAGTCCCGGCCCGGGGAAGAATCCAAGATGTCCTGTCGGAAGAGCTTCGTCGTTCGGTTTCCGAGTCCGAGGAAAACCAGAATGAAGGTCTGCGGAAGCTCCTCGACCAACTGCCCAAATGGTCCGGCACGGACTTCCGCCGTGAAGAGATCCGCCGCCGGCTGGCCAAGGAATCGACTTCGGATTGGGCCTCGATCTACCGCGAAATCGCCGAGATGCAGGGAACCGAATGGAACCTATGGCAGGTCGCTTATCTGCGAAACGCCGATCCGGCCGAGGCGGATCGCTTTCTGGACCATCTCGGGATGGGCCGCATCGATGAAGGCAAATGGCTGGCCCAGCATCGGCTGCAATCCGGCTTGCCCCGACTCCTGGCCTACCTCAGGGATCCCGATGCCAAGGTCCGCCAAAATATTCTCCATTCCTTGCGCGATCTCGACACCAAAGATGCCGGTGTCACCGCACAGATCGTGAAAATGCTCCAAGATTCTTCGCCGGAAGTTCAATTGGAGGCCGTCGACCTCCTGCAAAGGAATGGCTCGGAGCCCGGTTCCTTAGCCGCCGTCCTCGCTCCTTTGACCGCGCATCAGTCAGCCGAAATTCGCCTTCGGGCCATCTCGCTCTTGACCAGGGAGGCTGCCGACGAGGCGGTGGAGCAAGCCTTGATTTTTGCGACCAAGGATGACCACTCCCGGGTTCGGGCCAAGGCCGCAGAATGCATCTACAAACTGGGCATCGCCAGCCATCCCGCCATCGCCGGATTGAGGGAAATGCTCGACGAACGGGACCACGACTGCCTTTTGAACGCCGCCGTCGCCTTGCTACACCTCGGCCAAAACGACTCCGAAATCGATGCAACCCTGGCCAGCTTGCTGCCTCACGAAGCACTCAACGCCCGTTATTTGAACTTGGTCGAAAAGCTGAAGAAACTGGAGCCGCTTCCCTTACCCCTCTTTGAAGCGACGCTGGTCCAAAGGCTTCGCGACCCGCATCATATTTCCGACGATCGAGTTGCCGATCTCCTCTTTCATTGGGGAATGAAAGAAGAGCTGAGAAGATTTGCCCAGGATCATCGGAACCATCCCAATCCCCGTTTTCGAATCAGGGCCATCGAAATCCTGGCGCGATTGGGCGAAGCCACGACCTCCGATCTGGATTCTCTGCTCGAATTCTTCAACTCATCGGACGGTCAAATCCAGGCCATCGCCGATCGAGCCCTCCACCTGGTCGGCGCGGAATCCGAATATGTCCAAAAAGCCCTGCAAGCCATGGCTGAAAGCGGCGACTTCGAGGCCATGCTCCTTTTGGCCCAGGTCGACCCCAAACATCCCTACGCCGCCCAAGGCCTAGTGAAGAGCCTCGGCAGCGACATTGAGCATGTTCGATCCAAAGCGATCGAAACGCTGGTCGAGCTCCAGATCGGTGGGCCCGCGATTCAAGCCGCCCTGCTGGAATGTTTGAAGGATCCCGATCCCTTCAACCGCTGGGAGGCGGCTTGGGCCCTGGGCAAATTGGAAATGAGGGGCCCGGAGGTCGAAGCGGCGGTTTTACCAATGATCCAGGAAGTCGCGGCCGACCTCACCGTCAGCATCGAAGCCGTTCAATTGCTCGATGGCCTCCAGCCCGGCTGGGATCAACGAGTGGCTGCCGAGGGAAGGGACTTGCTGAAGCTGGTCGATGAAGAACTGCAGACCGAAGTCTCGGAAGTCGGGCAGGAAGC
This window of the bacterium genome carries:
- a CDS encoding HEAT repeat domain-containing protein codes for the protein DIPNIRAANQAIDGIIEKLKAAESAGDIRRVNQEIYAMSKAGGLLYKGFSAAATDWSAEISSLGATTLEVIALSLVSAGAGGAARISMRALQSARKWVQALRAARQPVQALEKSAEVVSGALQAQKTLRPGRALFEAFRHSEALRAAGLGAYISSAENMASNLSGQLQVQPDTVLSWLKDAFATGLSMAVVAPLPPHAAATRKNALQGLWARYFANPAAGALRFTADTGKEVLEEVLDAYVRQVLDGRYQALSLEEFTDIVSVCAFGGAKMGLIKQVIGRGTRGIASIAQTRVTAEEKQNQARLLRGFRERGERVVLDPSRREFFLVDAEGALIRKVKRPAARTFLEFERSRLGEKAEGLPLVLFETVKRGSKGLLVAHSPESSPTTGSKGENQTVRETAASREVSSESEVEQSEVRPAVAEADSKSQTTERVEAEAETGSPEEAKDLPRLEGPWSTAEVANDNAQIPQAWKAAVNGEAFPLRPGVSPGLASSVAMASGVAGVVGVANAQTQARSHRVKAGEALKVPPTQVAQTMEAEARGSTAAVAPRGRKGVSRISAAKRSPAAAKSRGSQGGATLSLAPSPAAAQAAGPASGMVLGFMAVPAVEDSKRRAPMEALSEERPRSNEESKKKNKRKGSDQDQGRGGGKKRDTSETGVTRLTKSTQPVAVAAMAAGAALMLQPALAEASTGSSRQSALPDFLQVARELLPDWAQSFFGSGPGMVVLAVLTLGTFFVLRRLVGSFRSESSRLVEEGEPAAQPPNTAQEQVAQALTEALSQTAEAEVDSRSDIERLASVIVEVHDKVSPYFAEQGSAITLRDMLRSVDMLSALSLQKNLMSVFEILHLVLGMQFTEIAQREEVFRMIEEVRLSQGAMVEGIEQSFRHEAGAESVPSHPVLRAKIQALLRQEGIHGVVAIYSALAAQEDLNLKAWAGRSLRDAGPEAFEEFLTQLDREEFDSVSEWSDNEVAVWIDAHQIKSGVPWLLEALARGPGILRSHAASALGNLGVKSPEVEAALVAALQDSYSPVRPHAAGALQKLGYSHPGIGELEARERERFEHADVIQASLAIQNLGALQEISEDSQRVVLRALHIENARVVDSALDIIRGKSLKGQAVESALVALFLSKQQSDVGLRCLECLLDLGCRNEELEANLSAWLSSDDPELRIVAAAALTRMGRAPESAESILRDGLKIQDPKFAIWAAVGLDRLGVQDPEIGSVLRRGIVENPDAMIEGAFQLGVNRSFLAEIFAFGISHPNISAQLATMKRLLNRAEPLVELSFLLQRLQHQDTRVQRLARQILDRQYPGWDSAIPPFGAVQQVLSEVLFRSVSDSEHEQKEGLQKLLDQLSKWRNPSSPDLEKEAIQGRIRGLLAQENFSSIRDIYEGLAKVDGMALDVWLAEHFAQADAKTVETVLGQVGWSPLEELEWIANYRVEGGAQRAVAIYNDPDLSLRVRAVNALGLLRAPHPSAEALLFGALRDSDFYLSLNAAAALVKRGSHNDEVEEVLFNLLLGKWANVNAGEFIQEHLAALCRVRPQTQKRLLELLNQEGRQYTAILILSEAEVKDEAVEKALISMIQGEADILAELAIEALGRLGSANETTESVLRQQSLDFDRQSMSLRALAALGFQDQEIEQNLLRTLQGKERESFYRRKVAEAIELAGKAPLILLEALENSIPFSGTRDRAKMLRALQKLGRGKVDRVLLDLLGNDDEQSRRPAHELVVEFGLRNPEIFETLRGLLENPDKDVRKDAFATLQKIFPGWDSEVPARGRIQDVLSEELRRSVSESEENQNEGLRKLLDQLPKWSGTDFRREEIRRRLAKESTSDWASIYREIAEMQGTEWNLWQVAYLRNADPAEADRFLDHLGMGRIDEGKWLAQHRLQSGLPRLLAYLRDPDAKVRQNILHSLRDLDTKDAGVTAQIVKMLQDSSPEVQLEAVDLLQRNGSEPGSLAAVLAPLTAHQSAEIRLRAISLLTREAADEAVEQALIFATKDDHSRVRAKAAECIYKLGIASHPAIAGLREMLDERDHDCLLNAAVALLHLGQNDSEIDATLASLLPHEALNARYLNLVEKLKKLEPLPLPLFEATLVQRLRDPHHISDDRVADLLFHWGMKEELRRFAQDHRNHPNPRFRIRAIEILARLGEATTSDLDSLLEFFNSSDGQIQAIADRALHLVGAESEYVQKALQAMAESGDFEAMLLLAQVDPKHPYAAQGLVKSLGSDIEHVRSKAIETLVELQIGGPAIQAALLECLKDPDPFNRWEAAWALGKLEMRGPEVEAAVLPMIQEVAADLTVSIEAVQLLDGLQPGWDQRVAAEGRDLLKLVDEELQTEVSEVGQEASANLGGGLAHLPTWSGRDSSGKPFDAKKLEELRAFIPGPEKLTMIGPTIEALRGLMAGIISNTPVYLMAVTGVGKNAMLRYLANLT